In the genome of Acidimicrobiia bacterium, one region contains:
- a CDS encoding DNA-3-methyladenine glycosylase I, with translation MTATLLGDDGNHRCPWPGSDALYLRYHDEEWGRRVSDDTGLFERIVLEGFQAGLSWLTILRKREAFRSAFAGFDPRVVARFEEEDTARLLNDAGIVRNRAKITAAVGNARRALDLIEAEGSIARFLAVYAPAPGPAPRDLSQVPTASAESKALSSELRRLGWSFVGPTTMYALMQAAGMVNDHLEGCWVRSRCMSDLPWPA, from the coding sequence ATGACCGCGACCCTGCTCGGAGACGATGGGAACCACCGCTGCCCGTGGCCGGGCTCGGACGCCCTGTACCTGCGGTATCACGACGAGGAGTGGGGGCGGCGTGTCTCCGACGACACCGGCCTGTTCGAGCGGATCGTTCTCGAAGGGTTCCAGGCCGGCCTCTCCTGGCTGACGATCCTGCGAAAGCGTGAGGCCTTCCGCTCGGCGTTCGCCGGGTTCGATCCGCGGGTGGTGGCCAGGTTCGAAGAAGAGGACACCGCCCGGCTTCTGAACGACGCCGGGATCGTCCGCAATCGGGCCAAGATCACCGCCGCCGTGGGGAACGCCCGCCGAGCCCTGGACCTGATCGAGGCGGAGGGGAGCATCGCCCGGTTCCTGGCCGTCTACGCTCCGGCGCCGGGGCCGGCGCCCAGGGATCTGTCACAGGTCCCGACTGCCTCGGCCGAATCGAAGGCGTTGAGCAGTGAGCTTCGGCGGCTTGGGTGGTCGTTCGTGGGGCCGACCACCATGTACGCCTTGATGCAGGCGGCTGGCATGGTGAACGATCACCTGGAGGGCTGCTGGGTCCGGTCGCGATGCATGAGCGATCTGCCCTGGCCCGCCTGA
- the trxA gene encoding thioredoxin, with product MPTIELTKDNFAATIAENDTVLVDFWAAWCGPCRSFAPTFEAAAEKHPDLVFGKVDTEAQPELAGSFSVRSIPTLMVFRENVILYSQAGALPGDVLENLIEQVRAVDMEDVHRQIAEHQGAEHEHAGHDH from the coding sequence ATGCCAACCATCGAACTCACCAAGGACAACTTCGCCGCAACCATCGCCGAGAACGACACCGTCCTCGTCGACTTCTGGGCTGCGTGGTGCGGCCCCTGCCGCTCCTTCGCCCCGACCTTCGAGGCCGCCGCCGAGAAGCACCCGGACCTCGTCTTCGGCAAGGTCGACACCGAGGCCCAGCCCGAGCTGGCCGGTTCCTTCTCGGTGCGCTCCATCCCCACGCTCATGGTGTTCAGGGAGAATGTGATCCTGTACAGCCAGGCAGGCGCCCTGCCCGGCGACGTGCTGGAGAACCTCATCGAGCAGGTGCGTGCCGTCGACATGGAGGATGTGCACCGGCAGATCGCCGAGCATCAGGGCGCTGAGCACGAGCACGCCGGTCACGACCACTGA
- the dinB gene encoding DNA polymerase IV, with protein sequence MDGPSILHADLDAFFASVEVRDDPSLRDRPVAVGGGVVLAATYQARAMEVNAPMNAATARLRCPSLIIVKPRFDAYVAASRAVMEILERYTPRIEKISIDEAFLDVSGSRRLFGSGPEIAGRIRDDVRAEVDLPISVGVATTKHLAKIASRVAKPDGLCVVPAGGESEFLAPLPVGFIWGVGPVAQRKLAGYGICTIGELAALAPPTIEAWMGEHWGAHLWALANNRDPRPVHGKATAGSVGAQSAGDATDIDKRRNTLLALADRVGSRLRRKGFAGRRVSVAVRFDDMTSVTRATTLPAPIAETDPIYALASSLADSLVAERAEGRRVTLVGISVSLLARTPHLQLTLDVDPQASEGVRPGSPHHLRRRELDRAVDLVRNRYGRDAVRRAALAGAKPEVRAPTEQLDEDGE encoded by the coding sequence GTGGACGGGCCTTCGATCCTGCATGCCGACCTCGACGCCTTCTTCGCCTCGGTGGAGGTGCGCGACGACCCGTCGCTTCGGGATCGACCGGTGGCGGTAGGCGGGGGAGTGGTACTCGCCGCCACCTACCAGGCGCGCGCCATGGAGGTCAATGCCCCCATGAACGCAGCGACGGCCCGACTCCGATGCCCCTCGCTGATCATCGTGAAGCCCCGCTTCGACGCCTACGTCGCCGCCAGCCGGGCGGTGATGGAGATCCTCGAGCGCTACACCCCGAGGATCGAGAAGATCTCGATCGACGAGGCCTTCCTCGACGTCTCCGGCTCGCGCCGCCTCTTCGGGTCGGGTCCGGAGATCGCCGGGCGCATCCGAGACGACGTCCGCGCCGAGGTCGACCTGCCGATATCGGTCGGAGTGGCCACCACCAAGCACCTGGCGAAGATCGCAAGCAGAGTTGCGAAGCCCGATGGCCTCTGCGTCGTACCAGCAGGAGGGGAGTCGGAGTTTCTCGCACCCCTCCCAGTGGGCTTCATCTGGGGCGTTGGTCCGGTCGCTCAGCGAAAGCTGGCCGGATACGGGATCTGCACGATCGGCGAGTTGGCCGCCCTGGCTCCCCCGACCATCGAGGCTTGGATGGGGGAGCACTGGGGCGCACATCTGTGGGCGCTCGCCAACAACCGCGATCCGCGCCCCGTCCACGGCAAGGCCACCGCCGGATCGGTCGGGGCCCAGTCCGCCGGCGACGCCACCGACATCGACAAGCGCCGCAACACACTCCTGGCGCTCGCCGACCGGGTCGGGTCGCGTCTCCGACGAAAAGGTTTCGCAGGCCGCAGGGTCTCGGTGGCTGTCCGCTTCGACGACATGACCTCGGTCACGCGCGCCACCACACTGCCTGCCCCCATCGCCGAGACCGACCCGATCTACGCCCTCGCATCGTCCCTGGCGGACTCCCTGGTCGCAGAGCGCGCCGAGGGCCGACGCGTCACCCTGGTCGGCATCAGCGTCTCCCTGCTCGCCCGAACACCTCACCTGCAGCTGACCCTGGATGTCGACCCGCAGGCATCAGAGGGCGTGCGCCCGGGGAGCCCGCACCACCTCCGTCGACGGGAGCTCGATCGAGCCGTCGACCTGGTTCGAAACCGTTACGGAAGGGATGCAGTGCGCCGGGCGGCACTTGCCGGCGCCAAGCCCGAGGTCCGGGCTCCCACCGAGCAGCTCGACGAGGATGGGGAGTAG
- a CDS encoding YqgE/AlgH family protein, translated as MGSDDLTGKLLVAAPALGDPNFLATVVLLIDRDAQGAIGVVLNDPTTLPVIDHVPEWAEAILPPQVVFRGGPVEPDVAIALSRGPALQSDRTVIDGVHLVDLVGMQVTASPHRIFAGYSGWGRHQLEHELEREDWIVVEATAADVFTARPGDLWRTVLERRFGDLGVLRFFPRHPSLN; from the coding sequence ATGGGATCAGACGACCTGACCGGGAAGCTGCTGGTGGCCGCCCCCGCCCTGGGTGATCCCAACTTCCTGGCGACGGTGGTCCTGCTCATAGACCGCGACGCCCAGGGGGCCATAGGGGTGGTTCTCAACGATCCGACGACGCTCCCGGTGATCGACCATGTCCCCGAATGGGCGGAGGCGATCCTGCCTCCACAGGTGGTGTTTCGCGGGGGCCCGGTGGAGCCCGATGTGGCGATCGCCCTCTCACGCGGACCGGCGCTCCAATCGGACCGGACCGTCATCGATGGCGTGCACCTGGTCGACCTCGTCGGCATGCAGGTGACGGCCTCCCCCCACCGGATCTTCGCCGGCTACTCGGGATGGGGACGCCATCAGCTGGAGCACGAGCTGGAGAGAGAGGACTGGATCGTGGTGGAGGCGACCGCTGCCGACGTGTTCACGGCGCGCCCCGGCGACCTGTGGCGAACGGTCCTGGAGCGCCGATTCGGAGACCTGGGAGTACTCAGGTTCTTCCCGCGCCACCCGTCGTTGAACTGA
- a CDS encoding helix-hairpin-helix domain-containing protein: protein MDPLPIALALLVAIATASGAALLARRRGIRLRTAVFNARALLERETARALDEGRRAEALTLAEAEAGWAARMANRRVLDLQAEVERLGLESSRLSKDASQAEQRVDELTAELRALAEDGRSREARAESAENRLAEIETELATALESLAAARADKKRADAILSDAVSAQEHRSALQRIIELEEQLLHAGEGDEESQLAVEIDRLRDLLETRNALVESLQAEAERLDREVRLVRDEADRRVEAARAELENSAPPPDILLVRQAEITELQDRLTQLTAVRNAEATRLTERIAALERLYVEVDVREARISDLEQELKSTVEALDTVNAEKAPLAARLEELSAELSAARAEAEEAARLRRELEQARRQLLAVAAEPSLDRVRAELRQVRALLAAERERNSRLVRRTAVAGTGATTRAGERVVALRLQVAELESRLESGRAMADDVTRIKGIGPKIATILAEHDITSIEQIARFTKDDIARIAPLLPVYPGRIVDDAWVRQAREMVATWDQTT, encoded by the coding sequence ATGGACCCGCTGCCGATCGCCCTGGCGCTGCTCGTCGCCATAGCCACCGCCTCGGGGGCCGCCCTCCTGGCGCGAAGGCGCGGGATCCGGCTCCGCACGGCGGTGTTCAATGCCAGGGCGCTGCTGGAGCGCGAGACCGCGCGCGCCCTCGACGAGGGTCGCCGGGCCGAGGCCCTGACCCTGGCCGAAGCGGAGGCCGGTTGGGCGGCACGAATGGCCAACCGCAGAGTCCTCGACCTCCAGGCCGAGGTCGAACGCCTCGGCCTCGAGTCCTCCCGCCTGAGCAAGGATGCCTCTCAGGCCGAGCAGCGAGTCGACGAGCTGACCGCAGAGCTGCGTGCTCTGGCGGAGGACGGTCGCAGTCGCGAGGCCCGGGCAGAGTCTGCAGAGAACCGCTTGGCCGAGATCGAGACCGAACTCGCCACGGCGCTCGAATCGCTGGCCGCAGCACGAGCCGACAAGAAGCGAGCCGACGCCATCCTCTCCGACGCGGTCTCGGCGCAAGAGCATCGGTCCGCCCTGCAGCGCATCATCGAGCTGGAGGAGCAGCTGCTGCACGCAGGGGAAGGGGACGAGGAGTCGCAGCTCGCCGTCGAGATCGATCGTCTTCGAGACCTCCTCGAGACCCGCAACGCACTCGTCGAGTCGCTTCAAGCCGAGGCCGAGAGGCTGGATCGCGAGGTTCGTCTGGTGCGTGACGAGGCGGACCGCCGGGTGGAGGCGGCTCGAGCCGAGTTGGAGAACTCGGCCCCACCTCCTGACATCCTGCTGGTACGCCAGGCGGAGATCACCGAACTCCAGGACCGGCTCACCCAGCTGACTGCGGTGCGCAACGCCGAGGCGACCCGGCTCACCGAGCGGATCGCCGCCCTCGAGCGCCTCTACGTCGAGGTGGACGTCCGCGAGGCGAGGATCAGCGACCTGGAACAAGAGCTGAAGTCCACCGTGGAAGCACTGGATACGGTGAACGCCGAGAAGGCGCCACTCGCCGCCCGCCTCGAGGAGCTCTCTGCCGAACTGAGTGCTGCCCGGGCCGAGGCCGAGGAGGCAGCCCGGCTGCGTCGGGAGTTGGAACAGGCTCGGCGGCAGCTCCTCGCCGTTGCCGCCGAGCCCTCGCTCGATCGGGTTCGCGCCGAGTTGCGTCAGGTCCGCGCCCTCCTTGCAGCAGAGAGGGAACGAAATTCCCGTCTGGTGAGAAGGACCGCTGTCGCCGGAACCGGGGCGACGACGCGTGCCGGCGAGCGGGTTGTCGCCCTCCGCCTGCAGGTGGCGGAGCTCGAGTCGCGGTTGGAGAGCGGCAGAGCCATGGCGGACGACGTCACCCGGATCAAGGGGATCGGTCCGAAGATCGCAACGATCCTGGCCGAGCACGACATCACCTCGATCGAGCAGATAGCGCGCTTCACGAAGGACGACATCGCCAGGATCGCCCCGCTGCTCCCGGTGTATCCAGGACGAATAGTCGACGACGCCTGGGTGCGGCAGGCCCGAGAGATGGTCGCCACATGGGATCAGACGACCTGA
- the add gene encoding adenosine deaminase translates to MVGYTIEALPKVVLHDHLDGGLRASTVLDLAREVGYEGLPARDAGSLEAWFHQAGAASLAQYLEAFRHTFGVMQTPEAMARVAYEAVADLAADGVVYAEMRFAPSLHLSRGMSRSEAIAGVLEGLTRGEAEFGMTARVIVDAMRQDTDSEEVVAAALGFVGRGVVGFDLAGPEAGFPASGHSCALRAAAEGGLHITIHAGEGAGVESIADALACGAERLGHGVRIVEDLDEDGRPGPVAGEVLERRIALEVCPTSNLDTKIYARPKDHPLGRLHRSGFVVTINTDNRLMSATSPSRELAFAVERQGMSLGDLETITMAAIDAAFCDEDTRQQVRLRVADGYRGVEAI, encoded by the coding sequence GTGGTCGGCTACACCATCGAGGCACTCCCCAAGGTCGTTCTCCACGACCACCTCGACGGAGGGTTGCGTGCATCGACCGTTCTCGACCTGGCCCGCGAAGTGGGATACGAGGGTTTGCCTGCTCGCGATGCGGGATCTCTCGAGGCCTGGTTCCATCAGGCGGGTGCCGCCTCCCTCGCTCAGTACCTCGAAGCGTTCCGGCATACGTTCGGTGTGATGCAGACGCCCGAGGCAATGGCCCGGGTGGCCTATGAGGCGGTCGCAGACCTGGCGGCCGACGGTGTCGTCTACGCCGAGATGCGCTTCGCTCCCAGCCTCCACCTGAGCCGCGGAATGAGCCGGAGCGAGGCCATTGCCGGGGTACTCGAAGGCCTCACCCGGGGTGAGGCCGAGTTCGGGATGACGGCCAGGGTCATCGTCGATGCGATGCGCCAGGACACCGACTCCGAGGAGGTCGTCGCCGCGGCCCTGGGCTTCGTGGGCAGAGGTGTCGTCGGGTTCGATCTGGCCGGCCCTGAGGCGGGGTTTCCGGCGAGCGGCCATTCCTGCGCGTTGCGAGCGGCGGCCGAAGGTGGGCTTCACATCACAATTCATGCCGGCGAGGGCGCCGGAGTCGAGAGCATCGCCGACGCCCTGGCCTGCGGGGCCGAGCGTCTCGGTCACGGTGTGCGCATCGTGGAGGACCTGGACGAAGACGGGCGGCCGGGACCGGTGGCCGGTGAGGTGCTCGAGCGTCGCATCGCCCTCGAGGTGTGCCCGACCTCCAACCTCGACACCAAGATCTATGCACGCCCCAAGGACCATCCCCTTGGGAGGCTGCACCGCAGCGGCTTCGTGGTAACCATCAACACCGACAACCGCCTGATGAGCGCAACCAGTCCCTCACGAGAGCTCGCCTTCGCCGTCGAGCGTCAGGGAATGAGTCTTGGAGACCTGGAGACGATCACCATGGCAGCCATCGATGCCGCCTTCTGTGATGAAGACACGAGACAGCAGGTGAGGCTGCGGGTCGCCGACGGCTACCGGGGCGTCGAGGCGATCTGA
- a CDS encoding lysophospholipase, whose protein sequence is MSRLAADGTKLAARRWEPDGRARSTIVLVHGIAEHSGRYEHVGSALAAHGHQVVATDLRGFGASGGRRAFVERWDQYLDDLEGDVSGCRSDVPTVLMGHSMGGLVALSYVLSDRTRPDLLVLSAPAISARISPVKRMAARVLGVLAPRVSIDNGLDGSMLSRDPEVGHRYFADPLVHPRTTLALGRHALAAQRLVRRRLSDLDISTLVLHGAEDQIVPEPVSRPLESLPGVERIVFPGFRHESFNEDGGAVAVAAVADWLNGQIASTPR, encoded by the coding sequence ATGAGCCGGCTTGCAGCCGATGGGACCAAGCTGGCCGCACGCCGATGGGAACCGGACGGGAGGGCTCGCTCGACGATCGTGCTGGTCCACGGGATCGCCGAGCACTCCGGTCGCTACGAGCATGTGGGATCGGCCCTGGCGGCTCACGGCCACCAGGTCGTGGCAACCGACCTTCGGGGTTTTGGCGCCTCCGGCGGCCGGCGGGCGTTCGTCGAGCGCTGGGATCAGTATCTCGACGATCTCGAAGGAGATGTGTCGGGTTGTCGCTCCGACGTTCCCACCGTACTCATGGGGCACTCGATGGGAGGGCTGGTCGCACTGTCCTACGTGCTGTCGGATCGCACCCGGCCCGACCTACTCGTCCTCAGCGCTCCGGCGATCTCGGCGCGGATTTCTCCGGTGAAGCGGATGGCGGCTCGCGTCCTCGGTGTTCTCGCCCCACGTGTCTCGATCGACAACGGTCTGGACGGCTCCATGCTCTCGCGCGACCCCGAGGTGGGCCACAGGTACTTCGCGGACCCCCTGGTACACCCTCGAACCACGCTGGCCCTTGGACGCCATGCCCTGGCCGCACAGCGCCTGGTGAGACGACGGTTGTCTGATCTCGACATCTCCACGCTGGTGCTCCATGGGGCGGAGGACCAGATCGTTCCGGAGCCGGTGAGCCGGCCATTGGAATCGCTGCCCGGAGTCGAGCGCATCGTGTTCCCTGGCTTCAGGCACGAGTCGTTCAACGAGGACGGGGGGGCGGTCGCCGTCGCTGCCGTCGCCGATTGGCTGAACGGTCAGATCGCCTCGACGCCCCGGTAG
- the gcvPB gene encoding aminomethyl-transferring glycine dehydrogenase subunit GcvPB translates to MGGGAEPHLGELSAPGRRAWSLPDLDVDEMPELPELASTPPALPELAERDLVAHFSRLAHRNFAVDLGAYPLGSCTMKYNPKVCDWAAEHPGFRDLHPATPARHAAGALEVLLRAEELLCALTGMARATFQPPAGASGELTGLLITRAYHDATGRSPRTILIPDSAHGTNPASVTLAGFKARQVPSDARGMVDLEALRSAVDEDTAGLMLTNPNTLGLFEQDVVEIASIVHAVDGLVYYDGANLNAILGVVRPGDMGFDIVHSNLHKTFATPHGGGGPGAGPVAVVDRLVRFLPGPLPEMGDSGPRWVMPSDSIGRIHGQHGNFLVVLRALCYMLALGGAGMRRVAERSVLNARYLARLLDPIYQIPYDAPCMHEFVASAAALKRATGVRAMDVAKALLDRGFHAPTVYFPLIVEEALMIEPTETESRETVEAIAAAFNEIAEIARSEPGRMTAAPHLTPVSRLDDAAAARRPVLTWHDLAGEPT, encoded by the coding sequence ATGGGTGGGGGAGCGGAGCCCCATCTCGGCGAGCTCTCGGCTCCGGGGCGCCGCGCCTGGTCGCTACCCGACCTCGACGTCGACGAGATGCCCGAACTCCCGGAATTGGCCTCGACCCCGCCTGCCCTGCCGGAGCTGGCCGAGAGGGACCTGGTCGCGCACTTCTCCCGCCTGGCACATCGCAACTTCGCCGTCGACCTCGGTGCCTATCCGCTCGGCTCGTGCACCATGAAGTACAACCCGAAGGTGTGCGACTGGGCGGCGGAGCATCCCGGGTTCCGTGATCTGCATCCGGCGACGCCGGCCCGGCACGCCGCCGGAGCGCTTGAAGTCCTGCTGCGAGCCGAGGAGCTTCTCTGTGCTCTCACCGGGATGGCCCGTGCCACGTTCCAGCCGCCTGCGGGCGCTTCCGGGGAACTGACCGGACTGCTCATCACGCGCGCCTATCACGACGCCACGGGCCGCAGCCCGCGCACGATTCTGATCCCCGACTCCGCGCACGGCACCAACCCCGCCTCGGTGACCCTCGCCGGGTTCAAGGCCCGCCAGGTGCCGAGTGACGCGAGAGGAATGGTCGATCTCGAGGCCCTGAGATCGGCAGTGGACGAGGACACCGCCGGACTCATGCTCACCAACCCGAACACACTCGGCCTGTTCGAACAGGACGTCGTCGAGATCGCCTCCATCGTCCATGCGGTGGATGGGCTCGTCTACTACGACGGCGCCAACCTGAACGCCATCCTCGGAGTGGTCCGTCCCGGGGACATGGGCTTCGACATAGTCCACTCCAACCTTCACAAGACCTTCGCCACACCCCACGGAGGAGGCGGCCCGGGTGCAGGGCCGGTCGCGGTGGTGGACCGGCTGGTCCGGTTCCTGCCTGGCCCGTTGCCGGAGATGGGCGATTCAGGACCTCGATGGGTGATGCCCTCCGACTCGATCGGTCGCATCCATGGTCAGCACGGCAACTTCCTGGTGGTCCTCAGGGCCCTGTGCTACATGCTCGCCCTGGGAGGGGCCGGGATGCGTCGGGTCGCCGAACGATCGGTGCTGAACGCCCGGTACCTGGCCAGGCTGCTCGACCCGATCTACCAGATCCCCTACGACGCACCATGCATGCACGAGTTCGTCGCTTCGGCCGCGGCACTGAAGCGGGCCACCGGCGTGCGAGCAATGGATGTTGCCAAGGCACTGCTCGACCGGGGCTTTCACGCTCCAACCGTGTACTTTCCACTGATAGTCGAGGAGGCACTGATGATCGAACCCACCGAGACCGAGTCCCGCGAGACGGTCGAGGCCATCGCTGCCGCCTTCAACGAGATCGCCGAGATCGCCCGCAGCGAACCCGGTCGGATGACAGCGGCGCCCCATCTCACACCGGTCTCTCGTCTCGACGACGCCGCCGCCGCCCGCCGCCCCGTCCTCACGTGGCATGACCTGGCGGGTGAGCCGACATGA
- the gcvPA gene encoding aminomethyl-transferring glycine dehydrogenase subunit GcvPA, which yields MDFTPHSEGDLARMLSVLGLASESELFAHLPDGVALAAPDPGLPPPMSEPELMAHVDTLAARNSSRLICFAGGGFYDHHLPPVVRALSSRPEFVTSYTPYQSEAAQGVLQALWEYQSLISTITGLPVANASLYDGATAGLEAVNLALAETGRESVWVSRGVHPRTRQVIATFARVRDFELHELPLLDGRTVWEAGTGPPPAAVLFSQPNHLGVIEDYSAAVQTAHLAGALAVAEVDPMLLGVLRRPGDAGCDLAVGEGQPLGSPLSFGGPALGLFAASRPLMRRVPGRLVGRTIDSSGRTGYTLTLRTREQDIRREKASSNICTNQTLIAIAAAVHLAWLGPEGLASVGRQSVARAHHLAHRLSAIPGVRLGVGSRFAREFPILLPADPEVVIDRMAERGFLAGIPIGGDLPEFPGGLLVAVTEKRTREQLDGYAQALEEVLADA from the coding sequence ATGGACTTCACCCCGCACAGCGAAGGCGACCTGGCGCGAATGCTCTCGGTGCTCGGCCTCGCCTCCGAGTCCGAGCTCTTTGCTCATCTACCCGACGGAGTGGCCTTGGCGGCGCCAGACCCCGGCCTGCCCCCGCCCATGTCGGAGCCCGAGCTCATGGCGCACGTCGACACCCTGGCCGCTCGAAACTCCTCACGACTGATCTGTTTCGCCGGCGGCGGGTTCTACGACCACCACCTGCCACCCGTGGTCCGCGCCCTGAGCTCACGGCCCGAGTTCGTCACCTCGTACACGCCGTATCAGTCGGAGGCGGCACAAGGCGTGCTCCAGGCACTGTGGGAGTACCAGTCGCTGATATCCACAATCACGGGACTGCCCGTCGCCAACGCATCCCTCTACGACGGCGCAACCGCCGGGCTGGAGGCGGTCAACCTGGCCCTGGCCGAGACCGGTCGGGAGTCGGTGTGGGTGTCCCGAGGCGTGCACCCCCGAACCCGGCAGGTGATCGCCACCTTCGCTCGGGTTCGTGACTTCGAACTGCACGAGCTCCCTCTCCTCGATGGACGCACGGTGTGGGAAGCCGGCACCGGGCCACCCCCGGCGGCCGTGCTGTTCTCACAGCCCAATCACCTCGGCGTGATCGAGGACTACTCGGCGGCGGTGCAGACGGCACACCTTGCCGGTGCCCTGGCGGTGGCCGAGGTGGACCCGATGTTGCTCGGTGTGCTGCGCCGGCCCGGAGACGCCGGCTGCGACCTCGCCGTCGGCGAAGGCCAGCCACTGGGAAGCCCCCTCTCCTTCGGCGGGCCGGCACTCGGCCTATTCGCCGCTTCGCGACCCCTGATGCGCCGTGTTCCGGGCCGCCTGGTGGGCAGGACCATCGACTCGTCGGGCCGGACTGGCTACACCCTGACCCTGCGCACCCGGGAGCAGGACATTCGCCGGGAGAAGGCCTCCTCGAACATCTGCACCAACCAGACGCTCATCGCCATCGCCGCCGCCGTCCATCTCGCCTGGCTCGGCCCCGAGGGCCTGGCATCGGTCGGGAGGCAGAGCGTGGCCCGGGCCCACCACCTCGCACATCGACTCTCGGCCATCCCCGGTGTTCGCCTCGGGGTCGGCTCCCGCTTCGCTCGAGAGTTCCCGATCCTGCTTCCTGCGGATCCCGAGGTCGTCATCGACCGGATGGCGGAGCGCGGGTTCCTCGCCGGAATCCCGATCGGTGGCGACCTTCCGGAGTTCCCCGGCGGCCTGCTGGTCGCCGTCACCGAGAAGCGGACGCGAGAACAGTTGGATGGATACGCCCAGGCGTTGGAGGAGGTCCTGGCCGATGCCTGA
- the gcvT gene encoding glycine cleavage system aminomethyltransferase GcvT: MTLLARSPLHEAHQRLGARFTHFGGWEMPLQYRGALAEHGAVRSSVGAFDVSHLGRFALDGSGAVAAVDRLLSNDLNRIEPGRAQYSLMLDERGGVIDDIILWWSTAGRLIVLPNAANHDRVRHAFVVQPDCAVTDLRPDTVLLAVQGPGSAQVLETVIGECPKRFRVLEGDGWTAAGTGYTGESGAEVMLPIETASSVFEALITAGAEPCGLASRDILRLEMGYPLWGQDIDHTTSPLEAGLEWAVGWDHEFVGRGALAALRHRPLDRALIGFALEGRRVPRTGYTVRSEGRSGRVTSGNFSPALGVGIGLAYVSPPARAGEPMAMAIRDEWVPGRFVDPPFVRR, from the coding sequence GTGACGCTCCTCGCCCGGTCGCCGTTGCACGAGGCTCACCAGCGCCTGGGCGCCAGGTTCACCCACTTCGGGGGCTGGGAGATGCCGCTGCAGTACCGAGGCGCCCTCGCCGAGCACGGCGCGGTCCGCTCATCGGTGGGAGCTTTCGACGTCTCCCATCTCGGGAGGTTCGCTCTCGACGGAAGCGGCGCCGTTGCCGCCGTGGACCGGCTCCTCAGCAACGACCTGAACCGAATCGAACCTGGCCGTGCCCAGTACTCCTTGATGCTGGACGAACGGGGCGGCGTGATCGACGACATCATCCTCTGGTGGTCCACCGCAGGACGCCTCATCGTTCTGCCCAACGCCGCCAACCATGATCGGGTGCGGCACGCATTCGTCGTCCAGCCTGACTGTGCGGTCACCGACCTGCGGCCAGACACCGTGCTGCTCGCAGTCCAGGGACCAGGGTCGGCCCAGGTGCTCGAGACCGTCATCGGCGAGTGCCCGAAGCGGTTCCGGGTGCTCGAGGGGGATGGCTGGACGGCGGCGGGCACCGGGTACACGGGAGAGAGCGGAGCCGAGGTCATGCTTCCCATCGAGACCGCCTCCTCCGTGTTCGAGGCACTCATCACAGCCGGTGCCGAGCCTTGTGGTCTGGCGTCGCGAGACATCCTGCGCCTCGAGATGGGGTACCCCCTGTGGGGCCAGGACATCGACCACACGACCTCACCCCTGGAGGCCGGCCTGGAGTGGGCGGTTGGATGGGACCACGAGTTCGTGGGCCGCGGCGCCCTGGCTGCCCTACGCCACCGGCCACTCGATCGTGCCCTGATCGGCTTCGCCCTGGAGGGGCGGCGCGTGCCCCGGACCGGATACACCGTTCGGTCCGAAGGACGCTCCGGTCGGGTCACGTCGGGGAACTTCAGCCCGGCCCTCGGCGTGGGCATCGGCCTCGCATACGTCTCGCCACCGGCCCGGGCCGGTGAGCCGATGGCGATGGCGATTCGGGACGAGTGGGTACCGGGCCGTTTCGTCGACCCTCCCTTCGTGAGACGCTGA
- a CDS encoding MerR family transcriptional regulator — protein sequence MTIEQGYRAPQVCNVVGISYRQLDYWARTDLLRPSLAAANGSGTQRMYSFGDIVQLRVVKRLLDAGMSLKKIRQAMDLLREQLDSDTPLTDVTLLSDGNTIYAAHSADEVVDVFRRGQGVFGIAVGPVQAELEGEIHRLFPESGDAAMPATMEA from the coding sequence GTGACCATCGAGCAAGGGTATCGAGCACCCCAGGTGTGCAACGTCGTCGGCATCAGCTACCGACAGCTCGACTACTGGGCACGAACCGATCTGCTTCGTCCCTCCCTCGCCGCCGCCAATGGGTCCGGCACCCAGCGAATGTACTCGTTCGGCGACATAGTGCAGCTCCGTGTCGTGAAGCGGCTGCTCGACGCCGGGATGAGCCTCAAGAAGATTCGCCAGGCCATGGATCTGCTGCGGGAGCAGCTCGACAGCGACACGCCCCTCACCGACGTCACCCTGCTCTCCGACGGCAACACCATCTACGCGGCCCACAGTGCCGACGAAGTGGTGGACGTCTTCCGGCGGGGCCAGGGAGTTTTCGGCATAGCCGTCGGGCCGGTTCAGGCCGAGTTGGAGGGGGAGATCCACCGCCTCTTCCCGGAGTCGGGCGACGCCGCCATGCCCGCAACGATGGAGGCGTGA